atacgccgctcctcactcttcgacgccaccctgcttaattgatcagtcaggttagaattggtgactcgagtttgagttaagctactatctaaatgagaaattcttgtgttaacgttttttagttctttctcatatgaggatgatggtactttagatgaaataaaagcaGACTGTACCTTCTTTattagttcatcaagctcattgaactgttggctgagtggtttggccgtaaagcacatatcttcctgcaccttcggtccatcgcttcctccatcggtattgtatcccctcatctgagatacgccagacaccatgaagcattttccgccactgctttcctccttagccatataagcctttccatgagtaggcttcctcacttcttcgtcttctgagtcagtagaccaaacttcggtgctaccgaactcatcgtcattaaccgaaccctgcacaataagagcattaatagaagggttagcggtagactttttctttctcaactcatccaatctcttctgcagcacagcttcctcatcatttccattgtccttttcagccatcttcttaagaacacagtccttagcgtagtggttcttgccaccacaatagaaacagcttactccggaatcgccatctgccttcggttcctttttgggctcctcagctttcggttcattgtttgctttttctgagctgtaactcccctgccagtttcggtttttgttgctggggaatctcttctttatgaacctcttaggattggataccatcatggcataatcctcagttgagaggtcatattcttccaagttgagctcttcatcctccaccacagctttacttttagatagaagggccaacgaaccaagactggagacaacattcttctcttgaaccacaatcttctcttgggactttagaatacccaccagtttcgccaaagaatatgattaaaactgttcatgggctttgactgtggaaacaactgctctccattcagatcgcagtccgttcaagaaagtaaccttttgttcgatgagcttcctttcaatgtcgtgtttgatcatcttgctgagaagatgattgaagcgatcaaacgtctgggtcacagtttcttcggccccttgcctgaattcaccaaattcagatagaagcaaggtttggatggaatgttcaagatcttcgtctgtggaatacagttcgcgaagtctatcccacacttccttcgccgtagtgcatgagctgaccagcctgaatgtgtcggactgaagggcgaatctgatcaacctaagtgccttaatattgcactggagtttgtctttttcatcttgcgcgatattcgtcacgtccttgagcagatcattgtactctttttccgtcttaatgattctggacgtcgtagaatgagaaaacggtccactgATGATGacttcccatatgagataaccattgtcctccgatccaatcacataatcttcgaaatgatgcgcccatacttcatagtcatgggtgtacaagattggaatctttgtcgtcgaaccgatgctgttggaaatattaatagggtttgattgcgttgcgtccataatgatcgtaaaaacctgttcaaagatcagacttgtaaacaGCAGATTAGggtaaaacaataaatactaagatacgtcaattaagatgacggctcaataaatatcgatgattgcggaaaaccctaatggaaatctttttcacagaaaagatgtgtaaactgtagggtttcaaagcactccatggatgatggcaatgggcccctttgatgaattctaggttaaaagcccaagacttgtcttttccctataaatagtcatgtattattcattattagggtgaagagagaggcaaaatgtagccgccacgttgtgaggtttcttgtagagttagattattatttcttaagtgtaatttgttcctcacatttcaataaatcgagtgatcattcgacataatcttcattattgtgtttgttcttactTTCCGCattttgttcatcaaatcacaattagggttttaatcccaacaagtggtatcagagcaggtctttgaagatctattgatctttgaagtatcggttcttgatttgatgattttctgcacatatattgaagattattggtgttttggcggtatggaatcaagatttCTGTTCAAGTTACTGTTCATGGAGATTTATGTTGTTCTTCTAGTGTTCATCTGGTATTGTATCAATCCCGTTCGTTTTTCTATTCTTTGGATCTGAAAATCATTTATTCTGTCGATAGTGTCCCGATTggttttgttttttatttcattCAGCCGATAATATGCTGTTATTGGGCCCATCTTCTATCGTTTACTGTTCTTTGATTCCAACTATTAAGCTTATCGTTTTTATTGACTATTTGTTGGTTTCGCCCATACATCCTGATCTTTGGAATCGCATATTGCAATTGACTAATCTCAAATTTGTGATTATCGTTCCTTCAAATCCATTGTCCTTCCGTTCTTGAGTCGATATTCATAAATGATGCCTTTATCAAGATCGATTTTGATTTTGTCTAATTTTGTGTTCGATCTAATTCAGTAGATTCATTCATCAAATATCAAATTTGCTTCTTGATTATATCATTCGGTGAATATTAGAGTTGATTTGGCGAATCAATGATTTAGGGTTGTTGTTTGTACCAATGTTTGTTAGAAGTCAAGAACAGATGCTGGGTTTCGCAATCGCAATTGAAACTCAATCGGAATGGTTTGTGTATCGGTTCGTAAATGCTTGTCAAAGATACAATCGGATCAAGAAGGATTGATAGAAAAGGAATGAAGAACGATGAACAGAATTGGTTTTCATTTAGTCAAACCAAATAGTCAAAATCAATGATGAAATTGGATCGATGTTGCAAGTGTGTTGCTTGGAAAGAATGAAATCGTGATTGAAACTTAACTGGGATTATTTTGGGGTGTTCGCCATTTGCAGGTCatacctcaaaagtcaaaattgcCTTGAAAGTTCTTCCCGTGAACGTCCGCTTTGGGGGTATAATCGATGGACTTGGAACGAACTTGGGTTTTATGTTTGTGATTTGGAACGAACATCATACCTGCAACTGTTCGGATGTGAAATTGATTTCTGGGTTCACACAAGCAGTCGTTCTTCTCCCACGTTCGTTTGATTCATAAGCAAATCTATGACTGGGTTCATCTGTTACCTTAGAACGAAAGAGGGGAAAGCGAACATGTGGGTCGGCTTGGCTAAGGTTTCACTCCTTGTCCGCATCGTGATGCTTGATTTCGCTTTTGTATCAATGGCCTTGGAATGTACCTGGAACGAACTTAAGTTCGGTTGGTAGCTCttggaacgaacctcgatcttGGATTCGCGTGTTTATGCTGGGACTGAAATAGgagatgaaccgaaagcgaacctGTGATTCGGTTTGACTAAGGTTTTGCTCCTTATTCTAATCGGGATGCTCGGTTTTGCTTTTGAAACTGGGTTCGgttgttaatggttggagcgatcaaaggatgaaccgaaagcgaaagtAGTTTTGCCTGATAATGCTTGATTtgaaacgaaccgaacgttcggttcgcgtGATTACATGGCGATCTTGAAACGAACCTTGGTTCGGTTGCTTGTGGTTGAAACGATAGTGGCTCAAATTCCCGTTTGCTTGAAATCACCTTCCAGTCGTGTTCTTTAAATTGGGGAAGATGACTTAAAGTTTCTTTTTTTGTCCCTGCAACACCTACGATTTGTCAATTCCGGTCCCTATACTTTTCATGCCTTGGCAGTTTTGGACCATTTGCAGATtttgttacatataaaagggtttgttgatgctgaattaccattccatcccctgtctttcagaaagtgacagtttcggcccaattttcagaaaaattactacattgagggccggtgaacagttttggattctttaacgctcatattttttttgtgaacagcaaaataatgattccatcaagtcttggcggttcggaaggtCGTTTTTCGTGATATCATCAaatttttcacgactttttcggattttatacttcattgtgtatatcgTTTTGTCGCGGGGAAGCTTAGTAATTTTTtttccattcaagatcattctcatgaccatttgaaggctttataatcatgtttttgattataaatcgggggagaatttggtatggccattcgaaattggatttgtgacttttcaaagtcgaagatttttgataaagcttgtgggaaaattatgaaggtagcttttttacagaagttcttcatcgagctctactaaggtttttacagagaagtatcctttacagcaagagttcttcatcgagctctgctaaggacttgttatatctccgacttcttgtattttctcgatcaagtggcgttacgaatcttaaagtttggattgttacatgatattttttgatggcttatatcattagcttatttgaagatcgttgtgacttggagggggagctcttcaaagacaagaagtgattcagtttctttgttctgagatgggttttatggcgggtttggttttcatgaagattctttgggattacattcgaaaatgaagtttaaagacattacttcagtgcttgatttatatatcctagagcccgtgtttgaagactattgaagaatcaagattcgtggattgcttcatatattcctcgttgcagatctttttatttgctagatgcttgttttggaagttaaagcattgtcatccattccatactttgagggggagattgtagggtttcaaagcactccatggatgatggcaatgggcccctttgatgaattctaggttaaaagcccaagacttgtcttttccctataaatagtcatgtattattcattattagggttaagagagaggcaaaatgtagtcgccacgttgtgaggtttcttgtagagttagattattatttcttaagtgtaatttgttcctcacatttcaataaatcgagtgatcattcgacataatcttcattattgtgtttgttcttattttccgcatcatgttcatcaaatcacaattagggttttaatcccaacaatttTGATGTGGcgggactttattgttgcacaataaaccctagggcatcctctctcctgatatctcctaaagtgttaatcctaaaatactcaaacttattctaaaaagtctgaaaattaacagtaactgttctgacttctattgaatgggaatgttgtacagaatagaaatttcaggttgtcacaccacGTGGCACACGATGAATCTTTTCGACTAGTCTATCTCGTGTTCCACTTAGTTTTTTCCAACTAAGTTAGGCTAACTTTACTCCTTTGGATGTTCTAACGACAAAAGGAAACAAGATACTAATACTACAAAGCATATAAAGAGAACTTATATTATAAGACTTAAGAGTTTTACAAGATAACTTCTTGATGGTTTGTTACAAATGACTTTACCCCTATTAATAGGGTTCTTACACATCCTCAATGGAATTTTCTATATCTCGTATTATCATGAATATCCTACATCTATCTAACATATTTACAAGGCTTCCATAATAATCTTAATTCTTCCTCGATGTCCTTGAAATATGTAGGTCGTTCAAGAATCTTCCTGTATATTCCAGCATACTCTAAAGGCTTCTTGAGTACTCCGGAAAATTTTAGGATCACTGTTTGTGACACTTTGGACAACATTTGCAAATATACTTGGTTTTATGAAAACAACCTTGGGACATACGATAAATTGATGAGCTTCATCTTCAAATAACCTAATTTAATTTAAGCATTCTTTACTATGTTTATTATCCTAACTTAAAGATAAGGTCAATTTAAGGGACCTACTATGGTGTATAAGAAGAATAAGAAGTATAAACGTGACCTAGAATTTTAGAATCAAATATTCTTTTATGTGATCGATGCGAGATATATTATTGCATGTTGGTAATCGGCACGAAATAACAACGAATATGTTAAAATTGAGTTATtgtgaagaaaaaaaatatagatatatactgaaatatgcaaaatataaggtatactatgaaagaacatgGATTTACTTGTTGGTAACCAGTTTGGGAGATGAAATGACAAGTAAAAAAGTAAAGTTTGGTcatttttgaatatatatatatatatatatatatatatatatatatatatatatatatatatatatatatatatatatatatatatataaagaaaagttAAAATATAGGATGTTTACGAAGAAAAAACCCTAATAATAATATCGTAAAATAGAAAAATAAGGTGATTATAAGAGTTCATGGACTAGATATGCATGAAAAATAAAACTCCCCATAAGTTATGTTTTTAAGGGGTATAATTAAATTAAGGGAAAATAACTTACTAGTATAATCATCTTTAtcgttttgttcacatttagccaacttctttatttttgtacacatttaaccACTTAACTTGTCATATGTGTTCACATATTGTCATTGTTATCGGCTATAACATGTGACAATGGTAATATGTTAACaaattaacaagttaaatggttaaatgtgtac
The genomic region above belongs to Lactuca sativa cultivar Salinas chromosome 4, Lsat_Salinas_v11, whole genome shotgun sequence and contains:
- the LOC128133868 gene encoding uncharacterized protein LOC128133868 yields the protein MAEKDNGNDEEAVLQKRLDELRKKKSTANPSINALIVQGSVNDDEFGSTEVWSTDSEDEEVRKPTHGKAYMAKEESSGGKCFMVSGVSQMRGYNTDGGSDGPKVQEDMCFTAKPLSQQFNELDELIKKGGVEE